A portion of the Haemophilus influenzae genome contains these proteins:
- a CDS encoding cell division protein ZapB encodes MSLEILDQLEEKIKQAVETIQLLQLEVEELKEKNAESQRNIENLQTENEQLKNEHRNWQEHIRSLLGKFDNV; translated from the coding sequence ATGTCTTTAGAAATTTTAGACCAACTTGAAGAAAAAATTAAACAAGCGGTAGAAACTATCCAATTACTTCAATTAGAAGTTGAAGAATTAAAAGAGAAAAACGCAGAATCTCAAAGAAATATCGAAAACTTACAAACTGAAAATGAACAGCTGAAAAACGAACATCGTAATTGGCAAGAGCATATTCGTTCATTACTTGGTAAGTTTGATAACGTTTAA
- the glpX gene encoding class II fructose-bisphosphatase — translation MNRALAIEFSRVTEAAALAAYTWLGRGNKNAADDAAVKAMRYMLNLIHMDAEIVIGEGEIDEAPMLYIGEKVGSGLGELVSIAVDPIDGTRMTAMGQSNAISVLAAGGKNTFLKAPDMYMEKLVVGSNVKGIIDLNLPLEQNLRRIASKLGKSLSDLTVMVLAKPRHDAVIKQIHNLGAKVLAIPDGDVAGSVLCCLPDAEVDLLYGIGGTPEGVAAAAAIRALGGDMQARLIPRNEVKGDTEENKKIAANEIQRCAALGVKVNEVLKLEDLVRDDNLVFTATGITNGDLLKGISRKGNLASTETILIRGKSRTIRKIQSIHYLDDLYKILNI, via the coding sequence ATGAATCGAGCATTAGCCATTGAATTTTCACGAGTAACAGAAGCCGCCGCTCTAGCAGCTTACACGTGGCTTGGTCGAGGAAATAAAAATGCGGCAGACGATGCAGCGGTAAAAGCGATGCGTTATATGCTGAATTTGATTCATATGGACGCTGAAATCGTTATAGGAGAGGGCGAAATTGATGAAGCCCCAATGCTTTATATTGGCGAAAAAGTCGGTTCTGGCTTAGGGGAATTAGTTTCTATCGCAGTAGATCCTATTGATGGTACACGTATGACCGCAATGGGGCAATCTAATGCTATTTCTGTCTTGGCTGCAGGTGGCAAAAATACCTTTTTAAAAGCACCTGATATGTATATGGAAAAATTAGTGGTGGGTTCAAATGTAAAAGGCATCATTGATTTAAATTTACCACTGGAACAAAATCTTCGCCGCATCGCATCTAAGCTAGGAAAATCCCTTTCTGACCTTACCGTAATGGTATTAGCAAAACCACGTCACGATGCCGTAATTAAACAAATACATAACTTGGGCGCGAAAGTATTGGCAATTCCTGATGGCGATGTGGCAGGTTCCGTATTGTGTTGTTTACCTGATGCTGAAGTCGATCTTCTTTATGGAATTGGTGGTACGCCAGAAGGCGTGGCAGCTGCTGCAGCCATTCGAGCATTAGGTGGCGATATGCAAGCTCGTTTAATCCCACGCAATGAAGTAAAAGGCGACACCGAAGAAAATAAAAAAATTGCAGCTAATGAGATTCAACGCTGTGCAGCACTGGGCGTAAAAGTGAATGAAGTGTTAAAACTTGAAGATCTCGTGCGTGATGACAATCTTGTATTTACTGCAACAGGCATTACCAATGGCGATTTGCTTAAAGGTATCTCCCGCAAAGGCAATTTAGCCAGCACTGAAACCATTTTAATTCGAGGAAAATCCCGCACAATTCGTAAAATTCAATCTATTCATTATTTGGATGACCTTTATAAAATTTTGAATATTTAG